Sequence from the Montipora foliosa isolate CH-2021 chromosome 12, ASM3666993v2, whole genome shotgun sequence genome:
CTTTATAATTGCCACATCTTGTCAAATTGCAAAGAAAAGTTATTTCAGGGATAACTGTTTCAGTAATTCTAGAGGTAAGGGATAAACTGCCCCCCGGAATTTTAGGCAAAAGGGATCACTAAAACCTCCTTAACATGGGCTCACTTAGGTAAGCTCAGAGTAATTGAAAGCCATGGATCATTTTGGTACCGCTCTTTGTTTCTGATCAAACTTCTGCAACTGTATTTAGGATGTGAGAAAGGTGAGCTTAAACAATCTCGTCTTCCATTTTTTGGTCAACCGTCTAATAACTATATGTTGTGATTGTAGTTCATCAACGGGAAGGGACTCTGTCGACCTACACGCTCTCCATTTGGGTCATCCCAAGAGATGGTTGGCACACCAGTTGGGGTGATCAAGCGTTATTTACGAAAGCTTTCAGTACAATATTCTTTTGATAAAATACCTATGCTACAATATATATCTCATGCACTTTTAATCATAATTGCAATTAATGATTACTTGTATTAAGGCTGGTTCTGCCGTCTGTTTAACAGCCTATCTAAATTTGgtaaaaagcaaaacaaatttcccggtcaatagcccattcggcctcgcctcatgggttattgacccgtagcccttgtgggctacTAGGTCTAATATTAATGAGACTCCTGATATACTACGGACACATTGTCAATGGCTTTAAAAATTCTCGATAAAATCTTAAATTGAATCCTATAACTAACCGGTAACCAATGTAACTGCTTCACTGTAACGGAGTAATGTGACAATATTTTCGTTAAAAGTAACTCTAGCGGCCGCATTCAAGGCTGAACGGCTGAACTTTCGCTATTTGATACGCAGGCAGACCATACAGTAAactacaaggaaggattacgttttggCCGTGTGGCAcctatatttgaacagacttacctgattagagtgtaaaaatgttcattgccgtgactttaagatcttcagttccTATGGCCTGACCTTGACcttgaccttgtagctcagtgggTAGAGCAGCGGGGatgtaacccgaaggtcgtcggttcaattcccaccctggtcagagtttttctctgtccttgtgtgggccatttccataagtaaggctaacgctcacatggttcatatggggtaaaaacttagcacttcaccttacactctaatcagttaagtccatagaccttattcataaatggcggccaatttataattcttttgtcgaagtgcaaattagcctaccaagcctcgataccatacaatgaattgaaaagaattcttgctctaaaatgaggcttagtaggctaatttgcacgtgaacaaaagaattataaatgtgaccgccatttatgaataaggtctatacagTACTGTTGCAGCAATCCACCCTACTGGTGACAAATGCATGGATTAAAGTTCCTGTGGTTTCTAGAGATAAATATTTCCGGCTCTTTTGTGCATTCTcggaaatttgaaacaataacggTCGTCAACGGTTACAACATTATACCATTAACGCgactgcgcgtatttttggctgtggccagagtccgtgttcttggcgccgatcaaaagaaaagcggactttGGGGACGAGAATGCATAAGACGAGGAAAGAACCGTGAAAGGTTCCATTTTGCATACGCGCACCTTAACCAAACCTAATGTTATTTGCCGGTACCATTAGAGAGACCAAATAGGCAATCTCTACCCCCGAGTTTCACGAGTTAACCTCCTTGGTTCCACACCAACCAAAAAATTACCTTTTCATCTCTTTCACCACTTTTCTTAGCCAACCTTTCCCACACATGCATCCCGCTTAAGGTGAtacctcagtattgcactgcgcatatggtgtgtcatttaaaaatttgtcaaatttgtaacattgtaaatatggcgtaaGCCGATCATACACGcagaaacagttctcaaaacacgtgagagAAGTTATGAATGACCCATAATTCTTTGCAAATAAGCAATATAtggttcgctgcgctcactcgtgaaatatttttcaacactcgaagagaaatttcgcatctccgcgcggccatgtaatatcctctatttatagGGAACATTCACTAAAACAACGAAATAACTATATACTACATGGTTATAATCAAAACTGTTCGAAATTTTCCCAGTGAAAGCGTTTGCAttcgaaataaatgaatttcaagaacacttgttttggtttcaaatttcccgggcgtcgccatccaacctcgttcccagggtctctttgccGACGAGGAGAGAGAACCTGGGGATGAGGttggccgccatcttgtatAAATGTGATGTATTATACGGTTACCCTGTGTGAAAATAACAACCTCGAACCCAAGCTCTCTCTCTTCTCCTCCCTTGCCGTCGAGGTTGTGAAAATAAGAGCAACTGTAACACTTCTTTTcgatacaaacacttttttgaagAACATTGTCCCGTAaattttgattgcaaacattagtTTGTTCGGTTTAAAATTACTCATTAGGCGGAGTAGAGGCTCCCTTTAAAATAACAAATCGTGAAAGTATTGCCCATGGTCGAAGTTCGAAAAATTGGCACCGCGTTATTAACCGTTTCAATTTCCCTAGGTATTCGATACTGTGCACTTACACTGGTACATTTATTCAGGGGCGGTTCCGTTCACGTCCTCCCACCCTCATTTACTGAAGTGGCTTAAATGTCATCATCTCTTTattcaatttcaacagttcatCACATTTTACACGTGTCTGACGTGATGAATTAAATACGGTAGGAGTTCCACCTAACTCCGTTAAGTCTTTTAAAACATTCCGACAAATAtattcgatatattaaaattcaacataaaatcgacgctctggggaataaaaagaaggatttgtatgagtttatttctCCGCAGAGCATCAAGATGGTGGCTTTTGTTTTACGTATCGAAATTGGGCAATTAGTTTCAACCATTTCAACGTTTCCACATAACAGTTGTTCAGTCCCTTTAATTAGATCTCTTActtttaatttccttttcttcCAATTTTAACGATTCTTTTTGAAAAGATAGTATGTCTAAATGTCTTAAGTAATTCGGGAGACTCTTGCACATTAGGATTTAGTGTTCAAGACGCAAAAATCACCTGCTTCTGTCCCCTGGCTTGAATTAGTAGTTGTAATCATCGTTATTGATTGAAGATATACGAACGTCACAAAAAGTGGTTTGCAGAAGGGTCCTCAGATTGAAATAGGGAATAAACATTCATACACTGTTACATATAAGGCTTGAAGCTTGTAGGCCATGtttagaccattttcgaattctcacagtTGGATTGGATCTAGCATTAAATGGAGGCtcatgcgggcaaattaattttcagttgaaaagatttgcccgcattagcttccatttcatgctagatccagtccagccgtgagaattcgaaaatggtctattagatGGTACCAATTTAAATCAACAGAACAGTGTTTAGAAACTCTACGCAATGTTTCACTGAGAAGGGCGGTTCCACTGCAGTTGGAATTCTCCTTCATCCTTGTAATTCTCTCTCATCCTTGTAATTCAACGTATGCTTGTTGTGATGTACTATATCCCACTGACCCATCCATGGGCCCACAATCGTAGTGTCAAATTCAAGAGCTTCAGCAAGAATGATTTCGcccttaaaaaataaaacagtgaAGATCAAATTTTAGACTTGGAAAAAACACCATCATTTTATGAAGAATCAGAAAACCAATGTTCCAAAACATTACATGGTCACGGTGTCGTCTGAGCTTTCAGTGTTCGTTTATTTTCCTAGGAATATACCGCACACTAAGCAAGACTGTAATCAAGTTAACATTTAAAAAAGTATTTCGGTAAATACCCTTGtgacaaatattttatttgtcaaAAAGCAGATTGAGCTTGGCATTAAGTGTTGAGCAAATTAGCATTTCCTTGGGAATGGAAAGCCTGGCACACGCAGTAGGTATAGTTGGCCATGAACAGGTTAGCCTTGTACATCACAGAATATTTGTTCACTTGAAAAACTTGAAGTAAAATCTGTTACGCCATCCAATCTCAATGGGAAATTAAATAAGCTGTCTTGCGTTCCAACCGCTCAAAAAATAATATTCCAAGAAAAAACCTACAAGGATATAGAAACATCGGTTTTTTTTTATGGAGTTGGTACCTTGTCTGCTTTAGATTTGACATCCGCATCCTGTAAGTTAGTTCTATCAAGGGCAGCAAACTTCTCCCAATCCACCGTATAATTTGGGTCTTTGGACGAACGAAGTAACACACTGTcctaaaagaaagaaagaaactgcAATCAACGAAGGAAAAAATTGTTGCACGAGCAATCTATGGCTCTAACAGGCCCCAGTGGTATCTAAAACGTTCCTCGCTGTAGGTGTCTCAGACTGGAAAATGAAACTAAACGTCATATGCGTTAAACACAAATCCACCATCCCACCCACTGCGCATGTGCAAATGTACCTTTAGTCCATAGAATCCGTTTGGTTTGTCCGGTTTTTGCCATCTCAAATCCAGACTCCACCGAATTGAATCGGAGAAATTTTCTAAACTGAAagccaaaattccaaaaacagTCAACGGCATGATTTTCGTGTTAAAATAAGAAGGTAAATTCATCTTAAACGACAAAACAAATGCGGCATTCGACTTATCAGCAGTACAAACCTTCTGTGAGGAATCATGTTATTAATAAACAAAACTCCACCAAACGGTACTTCACAAAGAACGATATCTTTTTCAAAATCTACATCTAGAAAGACAGTAAACGGACTGGGTCAGAAGAAGCAGCAGCACTTATTTTAAGGCAATGTTAAGAAGTTCCAAACATCTTACAGGTGCTCTGGTAAAAATACCACCTATGAATATCGGCAAAAAATGTTGGAAGAGTGTACGAtagttagcaactattcacctcagtgtcggtggctagtggtggatatttaccgagccgcgaagtaTATACTACAACAGTGAGATGATACAGcgcaaaaagatgattttaactcatttatccCTGCACAGATTACAAAATGTTCGGGCGTGAATTGCacggaggtgaatagttaacaactattcaccgaagtggaggtggctagcggtggatatttaccgagccgcgaagccgcgaggtaaatatccaacgctagccaccgacactgaggtgaatagttgttttagtatatactaaaaccaATCAGCGctcgagttcaacgctatccactgtttgagcaacaaaggatatccggagtttgaatAGCCAAGCAGCGCGCGCGAGctgcgcgcgcgttcaacgttATCCACTgtttgagtatatactaattaacaattagacccgtagcccgcaagggctacgggtcaatagcccatgaggcgaagccgaatgggctattgacccgtggcccttgagggcgaagggtctaattgttttagtatcacccaactagtcggacagaaaaggcaataataaagttagcaaatgcaagttgaaaatatatttatttgggaataaaacaaaagaaaacgtcacgcttttcgctactcgaggactattactaatagtcctctagtagcgtagccaatcaaaatgcagcatttgcattagtccactagttggctgatactaacaaaggatatccagagtttgagtagccaaatAGCGCGCGCGAGCTGCGCGCACGTTCAACgttatccactgttttagtatatactaacaaaggatatccggagtttgagtactCAATCTGCGCGCgcattcaacgctatccactgttttagtgttTACTAATTAACTATTATCCtacgaaatcgcgcggaatatcgcctgatctAACAAAACattgttggctcaaaagtttgaaaGGCTGCAACATGCAACAGGGTACTTAAACAGATTCAACATGCAACACCCAACTgaacaatagagagctttagattctacgacgagaacgagtacgagttttgactgcccgtttatagcgaaaatactaaggaaatttataacccgtacgcttaatcttactctttgttagcagtataggttgctcagttattcttattgctggtaactgagccttttgctcatcaaaaaatgccaaaattgctaccgtgttgttgacttggtATAATTCGACGACATTTGTGCAAAATGTTGTGCTAAActgacgacggcatcacgtttttcccgccaaaatgacgctggtttgcgcgcgcgctcactgttgtcttatgagaaaatctcgtactcgtagtcgttctcgtactagaatctaaagctcccTATGTCAGGTTGTCACAGTAGTAAGCGTTCCGGTGTTTGATCTCCGGACCAATCGTCAGGTGTGGGTCTCCACTCTGCTTCACTATTTTAGCACACAATGGTGCGTATCTTTCATCCAAACGAATCATAAGGCCCCATGGTTGCTTAATGCTTTATTGCGAATCTTTACCTAAggtgtttttcatttctccctCCGCCATTTCGACATACCAAGTATTGCCAGCACAACAGGTGTGTGTTGCTAGGAGACCTTTCCTGTGACCTCCACGTGCAACCTGCAATATCATGTTGGCATTttataaaagtttaaaagttacTTTGAGTTGTTCAGGTTACGAATACAATATCTAGTACAAGCAAACAGTAAAGCAAGATCCTGCAAAGTCACTCTTCGAGGAATGAGCGCATTAGATTATCACCACTTCCTCTATCCACTACTTCCACAAATCCcacaatacacctcttttacccccaaaaaatctgcatagacattgttttcgacttttcttgggacattttcttgtcccaggagaaatagcaaacaatggttatgcaaacgttttggggggtaatagaggtgtattatgggattgtgcaagtagtgaatatcCATAACAAGGACCTTTAAGgaaagacgacgacgacggctcgGGTGTCGGCAACGAGAAgtcgccacaaaacaataggtttgagtagcaaaaacaacagctcTGTATGCCCCGCACGCGCCTTTCACATCTCGACAAAAATCTTTGTCGTTCGATCTCGTcctgacgacgtgaaatgatgaAAATTGGGTTATAGGAAGGACGCAAGCAtctgacgataaattttcaattttctcccgAAACATCCACACCATTCACGCTAGTTTGTTTCCGAATGACTTGGAATAATCGCCAAATTATTACAATAAGGGGGTGGGGGGATGATATTCTTAGACAACGTTCTCTTAGCAGTCGTCGGCGTCCTTGCTTGAGCTCCCTACTCCCCTGACATCATCAGCCGTCACAACCGTCTTTATGTAATATCCTGTTGATGTTTTTTGGTTACTGTAATTTTGAAAGGCTGCAAAGGAATGACGTTGCGAAATGCACCTCTGCCGTGGAGTCCAGGAgacgatgacaatgacgatgacgattagaacaatgatgatgatgatgatgatgatgatgaaaagtATATTGTGTGCAGGTGTTGCACTAcgaacttaaaggggctaggtcacgctattttgtttaattttgttaattatgagctctaaacgtcaaattggcagagcaagagtctttcatttgcaaaatcacggccacataacaactgagaatgattttccagctgtgtaaatgacattttgatgtagactgatataaatttgaaaaaaggtgggccgacgtttttcaaatttacccaaattcaatccatgtcaatcctctccagttttgtccatccgtgacccttcttggcttccctgtgttttgttagagttctcctatagttttgaacagttattttgatattttagttaattctatgaccattcgatcagtgctgaaattgcctaaaattacgtgacctagcccctttaagtgtcAGTGAGTGCCtggcctgcgaacgcagacgtatttccggcggtcgtttctctccccacTAATACACAGATCGCAAAAGTGACACAGCATCAAGCCACAAACCTGTAAACCCCTACCTGCCCTGTcgcttaattaaagaaaaaaaattgaaccattTCATGCATACAATGCCACAAAATGCTTATTGCaagaaatttattttgaaactgAAAGCATGCAAAAAGTCTCAAGAGTTAGTAATGATTATAATATTTACCTCCATGCAGCCATTCCATCTGTGAGTATCCAGCAAGGGAATCCATGCGGTTGGTTGAAGGACTTCACACGCCTTTGACAACAAGTATGCACTGTCTGCGACAAAGTACAtgtgaatgaatgaacgaattTAGAGGATGAGGTTAGCAAACCTACCACCATTGCAATGCTCACTTGTTTATTAACACACAAGAAACAAGTGATTTTTATTGATGTCGACTCAGGGTTACTCTTAACAAAAATCAGAGTGCACTTGAAAGGAGTCCAACCTGACGCTTTGCCACTGAGCTCATGGTAGCTTGGACATCGAATCTTTACCTCCAAGGAGGGCCAGTAAGAGATTTTAGGCTATCTAACACTTCTAACACTATTACAGCTGTAAATGATTTTACTTAACGAGCGAaatgatgaatgaaatgaatcatatgttgtactgcagatatgaaatgaagtaaagctatgaccctcgcagttatgaacgcaattttggcaGTTGCTAAACTAGACTGTAAACGCTTCTCTGcccaattgctaaaattgcattcataactgtgaCGATCATAGCCTTACTCAATTTTACAGTCTTGACACTGATGAACTGCTTGAGGAAGAAAGGGTTTTAACAACATCTGTCCACAACTTCCAAAAAATGCTCGTTTCAACCCTTTGCATCCTAAAAGGGCCACTTATAGACTTACAATTTTTCTTGCCATTTGTGAATACCATTTCCAGGCATTTCGATTGCACAATTggagtacaaaataaatttttataCATGTAAAACTACATGTTTTCCATTATAATCATGAATATTGCAATAAAATTTGTCCTTCAAACCTAGTGCACCAGTGCCCAGAGCAGAAATCTcctcaatgtacatgtagtggtACTTGTATTCAAAAGGAGGGACGTTCTTGTCAAGATTTTGAATAGGAGGATAAAGGACAACAATAACAGGTAACGAAGTAACAAAGTCTGTTACACACCACAGTTCATCATTACTTGACTTCCATCAACATAGCTGGTACAGTGTACTTGAAAAGACTGTAAAAATAACTGGTTAGCGGCTCTTAATAAGAGCCCTGCTCCAAAGTAAAGATTGCCATTAACAAGGTTAGGAAGACAAACTCCCTGCAAACTGCAAGCGCAGAAATTTATCTACTAATGTATACGCTTGAGAATTAGGTGAACTTTAGTctctgaaattcaaatttattttcttgcAGTCAACCAGCTTGGAGCATAAGATATTACATGCCCTGAACCTCTTTACAATGGCTGGAGTTATAGCAACAATAAGGTGACAGGAGCAATAACTTTTACTTCTAAGAAAAGACTAAACAACAGC
This genomic interval carries:
- the LOC137978562 gene encoding uncharacterized protein, whose protein sequence is MPAYISTQPDIFTSPPQTTASYDRKPGQLTDEQVKRFFDEGFLLVPDFFRKSELEPVISAICDLLDELAEKLLIAGKIKDKHKDASFYERLILLEKQFPGATVLMHKNGVLPKAFQDLWTNERLLNVVEQFIGPDIAGHPVWNLRAKTPKNSQVTVPWHQDSAYLLSKACEVLQPTAWIPLLDTHRWNGCMEVARGGHRKGLLATHTCCAGNTWYVEMAEGEMKNTLDVDFEKDIVLCEVPFGGVLFINNMIPHRSLENFSDSIRWSLDLRWQKPDKPNGFYGLKDSVLLRSSKDPNYTVDWEKFAALDRTNLQDADVKSKADKGEIILAEALEFDTTIVGPWMGQWDIVHHNKHTLNYKDERELQG